A genomic window from Sparus aurata chromosome 4, fSpaAur1.1, whole genome shotgun sequence includes:
- the LOC115579694 gene encoding uncharacterized protein LOC115579694 isoform X2: protein MAFSKTFGPCTGPYNRLPTMTIKVIAVKEVVRVQNWDFKEGDVIPTTTHKNAVAAISDGKSVLKFTIFEDLAKQVEEGKSYIVKNYGLSKYGSGPRSVLSRKNTAMYFCAPVTVSSQLEEEGRRMLSPPSISVPIKNLQADLQHFLTLEPVQKHFGARGEVLPMRTVRIKEGEAEVTVVLWREAVIPKLTIGIPVKISHLKPSRSQYDYRLQSSSFTEIEVVTGAKEIAVKGIRMVPGGMEIIDDTDTEWLISTDVWGQSFPQDHFMLPDRVMVSYENGQITRVLKMET, encoded by the exons atGGCATTTTCCAAAACCTTTGGCCCCTGCACAGGCCCCTATAACCGCCTGCCCACAATGACCATCAAGGTCATCGCTGTGAAGGAGGTAGTTCGAGTGCAGAACTGGGATTTCAAAGAGGGGGATGTTATCCCAACCACTACACATAAAAATGCAGTGGCTGCCATTAGTGATGGAAAGTCAGTGCTAAAATTCACTATCTTTGAAGACCTGGCAAAACAGGTTGAGGAGGGGAAATCCTACATCGTAAAAAACTACGGTTTGAGCAAATACGGCTCTGGGCCGCGCTCAGTGCTGAGCAGAAAGAACACCGCCATGTACTTTTGTGCCCCGGTTACTGTTTCATCTCAGCTGGAGGAAGAAGGCAGGCGGATGTTATCCCCACCCTCGATCTCTGTGCCGATAAAGAATCTCCAGGCTGACCTTCAGCACTTCCTAACA TTGGAGCCGGTCCAAAAACATTTCGGGGCCCGTGGGGAGGTGCTGCCGATGAGGACGGTCAGGATAAAGGAG GGAGAGGCAGAAGTCACGGTGGTCCTATGGAGAGAAGCAGTGATCCCAAAATTGACCATTGGCATTCCCGTTAAAATAAGCCATCTGAAACCTAGCCGATCGCAGTATGACTATCGACTGCAATCCTCAAGTTTTACTGAGATTGAA GTCGTCACTGGAGCAAAAGAAATTGCCGTGAAGGGCATCAGAATGGTCCCAGGAGGGATGGAGATAATAGACGACACTGACACAGAATGGTTAATCTCAACGGATGTCTGGGGGCAATCGTTTCCCCAGGACCACTTCATGCTCCCAGACAGGGTTATGGTCTCCTATGAGAATGGCCAAATAACACGCGTTTTGAAGATGGAGACctaa
- the LOC115579694 gene encoding uncharacterized protein LOC115579694 isoform X1 → MAFSKTFGPCTGPYNRLPTMTIKVIAVKEVVRVQNWDFKEGDVIPTTTHKNAVAAISDGKSVLKFTIFEDLAKQVEEGKSYIVKNYGLSKYGSGPRSVLSRKNTAMYFCAPVTVSSQLEEEGRRMLSPPSISVPIKNLQADLQHFLTVEGSITSLEPVQKHFGARGEVLPMRTVRIKEGEAEVTVVLWREAVIPKLTIGIPVKISHLKPSRSQYDYRLQSSSFTEIEVVTGAKEIAVKGIRMVPGGMEIIDDTDTEWLISTDVWGQSFPQDHFMLPDRVMVSYENGQITRVLKMET, encoded by the exons atGGCATTTTCCAAAACCTTTGGCCCCTGCACAGGCCCCTATAACCGCCTGCCCACAATGACCATCAAGGTCATCGCTGTGAAGGAGGTAGTTCGAGTGCAGAACTGGGATTTCAAAGAGGGGGATGTTATCCCAACCACTACACATAAAAATGCAGTGGCTGCCATTAGTGATGGAAAGTCAGTGCTAAAATTCACTATCTTTGAAGACCTGGCAAAACAGGTTGAGGAGGGGAAATCCTACATCGTAAAAAACTACGGTTTGAGCAAATACGGCTCTGGGCCGCGCTCAGTGCTGAGCAGAAAGAACACCGCCATGTACTTTTGTGCCCCGGTTACTGTTTCATCTCAGCTGGAGGAAGAAGGCAGGCGGATGTTATCCCCACCCTCGATCTCTGTGCCGATAAAGAATCTCCAGGCTGACCTTCAGCACTTCCTAACAGTGGAGGGGTCGATAACATCA TTGGAGCCGGTCCAAAAACATTTCGGGGCCCGTGGGGAGGTGCTGCCGATGAGGACGGTCAGGATAAAGGAG GGAGAGGCAGAAGTCACGGTGGTCCTATGGAGAGAAGCAGTGATCCCAAAATTGACCATTGGCATTCCCGTTAAAATAAGCCATCTGAAACCTAGCCGATCGCAGTATGACTATCGACTGCAATCCTCAAGTTTTACTGAGATTGAA GTCGTCACTGGAGCAAAAGAAATTGCCGTGAAGGGCATCAGAATGGTCCCAGGAGGGATGGAGATAATAGACGACACTGACACAGAATGGTTAATCTCAACGGATGTCTGGGGGCAATCGTTTCCCCAGGACCACTTCATGCTCCCAGACAGGGTTATGGTCTCCTATGAGAATGGCCAAATAACACGCGTTTTGAAGATGGAGACctaa